A single window of Achromobacter xylosoxidans DNA harbors:
- the ccoG gene encoding cytochrome c oxidase accessory protein CcoG produces the protein MDDGSTASVSSSPGGDPPPWRPHVRPPRPGQETLEQTLAGVRSKIYPRSVSGIFARWRIAFVFLTQLIFYGLPWLQWNGRQAVLFDLGARKFYLFGLVLWPQDVVYLAVLLVISALALFLFTAVAGRLFCGYACPQTVYTEIFMWIERKVEGDRVARIRLDESPWTWRKARLKVTKHFLWIALAWWTGSTFIGYFAPIRELGHELFALQLGPWQWFWMLFYGFATWGNAGFMRESVCKYMCPYARFQSVMVDPDTFVVTYDKRRGDPRGGRSRKVDHKAAGLGDCVDCSLCVQVCPTGIDIRDGLQYMCIGCGACIDACEQVMDKMQYPSGLIRYTSERAMLEGLSTQSARSHLLRPRVLIYGTLILGLAVAFVVSLTLRNPLRVDVIRDRGVLGREVAGGMIENVYRLQIINTSDSPLRLRLSADGMPGLAVRAGQGESDVVDVEAAANKLVPMVIRAPAGAEPGAHPITLRARAHDQENRPVETDEAASFYVPE, from the coding sequence ATGGATGATGGGTCAACCGCAAGCGTCAGCAGCTCGCCTGGCGGCGACCCGCCACCCTGGCGGCCGCACGTGCGGCCGCCCCGGCCCGGCCAGGAGACGCTGGAGCAGACCCTGGCCGGCGTGCGCAGCAAGATCTATCCGCGCTCGGTCAGCGGCATCTTCGCGCGCTGGCGCATTGCCTTCGTCTTTCTCACGCAGCTGATCTTCTACGGCCTGCCCTGGCTGCAATGGAACGGTCGCCAGGCCGTGCTGTTCGACCTGGGTGCGCGCAAGTTCTACCTGTTCGGCCTGGTGCTGTGGCCCCAGGACGTGGTCTACCTGGCAGTGCTGCTGGTGATCTCGGCGCTGGCGCTGTTCCTGTTCACTGCGGTGGCCGGCCGGTTGTTCTGCGGCTACGCCTGTCCGCAGACGGTCTACACCGAGATCTTCATGTGGATCGAGCGCAAGGTCGAAGGCGACCGCGTCGCCCGCATCCGCCTGGACGAGTCGCCCTGGACCTGGCGCAAGGCGCGCCTGAAGGTCACCAAGCACTTCCTGTGGATCGCGCTGGCCTGGTGGACCGGCTCGACCTTCATCGGCTACTTCGCGCCGATCCGCGAACTGGGCCACGAGCTGTTCGCGCTGCAGCTTGGGCCGTGGCAATGGTTCTGGATGCTGTTCTACGGCTTCGCCACCTGGGGCAATGCCGGCTTCATGCGCGAGTCGGTCTGCAAGTACATGTGCCCGTACGCGCGCTTCCAGAGCGTGATGGTCGACCCCGACACCTTCGTGGTGACCTACGACAAGCGCCGCGGCGATCCGCGCGGCGGCCGCTCGCGCAAGGTCGACCACAAGGCCGCAGGGCTGGGCGACTGCGTCGATTGCAGCCTGTGCGTGCAGGTGTGCCCGACCGGCATCGACATCCGCGACGGGCTGCAATACATGTGCATCGGCTGCGGCGCCTGTATCGACGCCTGCGAGCAGGTGATGGACAAGATGCAGTACCCGTCCGGGCTGATCCGCTACACCTCGGAGCGGGCGATGCTGGAAGGGCTGTCGACCCAGAGCGCGCGCTCGCACCTGCTGCGCCCGCGCGTGCTGATCTACGGCACGCTGATCCTGGGGCTGGCGGTGGCATTCGTGGTGTCGCTGACGTTGCGCAACCCGCTGCGGGTGGACGTGATCCGCGATCGCGGCGTGCTGGGGCGCGAGGTGGCCGGCGGCATGATCGAGAACGTGTATCGGCTGCAGATCATCAACACTTCGGACTCGCCGCTGCGCTTGCGGCTGTCGGCCGACGGCATGCCCGGACTGGCGGTGCGCGCCGGGCAGGGCGAGTCGGACGTGGTGGATGTCGAGGCGGCGGCCAACAAGCTGGTGCCGATGGTGATCCGCGCGCCGGCCGGGGCCGAGCCGGGCGCGCACCCGATCACGCTGCGGGCCCGCGCCCACGATCAAGAGAACCGGCCGGTCGAAACCGACGAAGCCGCGAGTTTTTATGTCCCCGAGTGA
- the ccoP gene encoding cytochrome-c oxidase, cbb3-type subunit III: protein MSDFVNGFWGYFISIVAVGGVVWCVWLLYTQRRWLKTKPANGQVEDTGHVWDGDLTELNNPVPGWWTWMYLLACAFALGYLFFMPGLGSYKGQLGYSSANEVAQQQAKMAEAVRPIYARFETMTVPQIAADPGAREIGQRLFLNTCSQCHGSDAKGGPSFPNLTDTDWLHGGSPEAIMQTITNGRIGVMPPWKAAIDPKTAGDIAQYVRSLSGLTADPVRVFRGQREFANFCVACHGVDGKGNQALGAPNLTDDVWLYGSSEATIVKTILDGRENRMPAHGDILTPEQIKILTAWVWGLSNKPDAQAQPATTAAAK from the coding sequence ATGAGCGATTTCGTCAATGGCTTCTGGGGGTATTTCATCTCGATCGTCGCGGTCGGCGGCGTGGTGTGGTGCGTGTGGCTGCTGTATACGCAGCGTCGTTGGCTCAAGACCAAGCCGGCCAATGGCCAGGTGGAAGACACCGGCCACGTCTGGGATGGCGACCTGACCGAACTGAACAATCCGGTGCCTGGCTGGTGGACCTGGATGTACCTGCTGGCCTGCGCGTTCGCGCTGGGTTACCTGTTCTTCATGCCGGGCCTGGGTTCGTACAAGGGCCAGCTGGGCTACAGCAGTGCCAACGAGGTGGCGCAGCAGCAGGCCAAAATGGCCGAGGCCGTGCGCCCGATCTACGCGCGTTTCGAGACCATGACGGTGCCGCAGATCGCCGCGGATCCGGGCGCCCGTGAAATCGGCCAGCGCCTGTTCCTGAACACCTGCTCGCAGTGCCACGGTTCCGACGCCAAGGGCGGCCCCAGCTTTCCCAATCTGACCGACACGGACTGGCTGCATGGCGGCTCGCCCGAAGCCATCATGCAGACCATCACCAATGGCCGCATCGGCGTGATGCCGCCCTGGAAGGCCGCCATCGATCCCAAGACCGCCGGTGACATCGCCCAGTACGTGCGTTCGCTGTCGGGACTGACGGCCGATCCGGTGCGGGTGTTCCGCGGCCAGCGCGAGTTCGCCAACTTCTGCGTCGCCTGTCACGGTGTCGACGGCAAGGGCAACCAGGCCCTGGGCGCGCCCAACCTGACGGACGACGTCTGGCTGTATGGCAGCTCGGAAGCCACCATCGTCAAGACGATCCTGGATGGCCGCGAGAACCGCATGCCGGCGCACGGCGACATCCTGACCCCGGAACAGATCAAGATCCTGACGGCCTGGGTCTGGGGCCTGTCGAACAAGCCCGACGCGCAAGCGCAGCCGGCCACGACCGCCGCGGCCAAATAG
- a CDS encoding cbb3-type cytochrome oxidase subunit 3 — protein sequence MMAYLSAIVTAISMATFFGIVWWACSRGRQGANSESAMLPFALPDEFGPVQQDGADRS from the coding sequence ATCATGGCTTACTTGAGCGCAATCGTCACCGCCATCTCGATGGCAACCTTTTTCGGCATTGTCTGGTGGGCCTGCTCGCGCGGCCGCCAGGGCGCCAACAGCGAATCGGCGATGCTGCCGTTCGCGCTGCCCGATGAATTCGGGCCGGTACAACAAGATGGAGCGGATCGGTCATGA
- the ccoO gene encoding cytochrome-c oxidase, cbb3-type subunit II: MANKQQGFFSHQTLEKNIGWMIIASILVVSFAGLVQIVPLFFQHSTTQPVAGVEPYSPLRLMGRDVYIREGCVGCHSQQVRLLAAEVQRYGSYSLASESVFDHPFLWGSKRTGPDLARVGERYSDDWHRIHLRDPRKVVPESNMPAYPWLEKTVITGQNVEQRMRALRALGVPYTDEEIAAAPKAIEGKTEEDALVAYLQGLGVGVRKAQQAKKAEEARKAEEARKAAQPAAAAQPAATGG, translated from the coding sequence ATGGCCAACAAGCAACAAGGCTTTTTCTCCCACCAGACGCTCGAAAAGAACATCGGCTGGATGATCATCGCCAGCATCCTGGTGGTGTCGTTCGCCGGCCTGGTGCAGATCGTGCCGCTGTTTTTCCAGCACAGCACCACGCAGCCGGTGGCGGGGGTCGAACCCTACAGCCCGCTGCGCCTGATGGGGCGCGACGTCTACATCCGCGAAGGCTGTGTCGGCTGCCACTCGCAGCAGGTGCGCCTGCTGGCGGCCGAAGTGCAGCGCTACGGTTCGTATTCGCTGGCCTCGGAGTCGGTGTTCGACCATCCGTTCCTGTGGGGCTCCAAGCGCACCGGCCCGGACCTGGCGCGCGTGGGCGAACGCTATTCCGACGACTGGCATCGCATCCACCTGCGCGATCCGCGCAAGGTGGTGCCCGAGTCCAACATGCCGGCCTATCCGTGGCTGGAAAAGACGGTGATCACCGGCCAGAACGTCGAGCAGCGCATGCGCGCGCTGCGCGCCCTGGGCGTGCCGTATACAGACGAAGAGATCGCCGCCGCGCCCAAGGCCATCGAAGGCAAGACCGAAGAGGACGCGCTGGTGGCCTATCTGCAAGGGCTGGGCGTGGGCGTGCGCAAGGCGCAGCAGGCCAAAAAGGCGGAAGAGGCCAGGAAGGCCGAAGAAGCCAGGAAGGCGGCGCAGCCCGCCGCCGCCGCGCAACCCGCGGCCACGGGAGGCTGA
- the ccoN gene encoding cytochrome-c oxidase, cbb3-type subunit I, translated as MNDCAAIASKADTFNYRIVRQFALMTVVWGIVGMAVGVFLAAQLVWPQLNFDTAWLSYGRLRPLHTNAVIFAFGGSALFATSYYVVQRTCQTRIFCDRLAAFTFWGWQAVIVAAAITLPLGYTSSKEYAELEWPIDILITLVWVAYAIVFFGTIIKRRSKHIYVANWFFGSYILTIAILHIFNNIEMPVTLWKSYSAYSGVQDAMVQWWYGHNAVGFFLTTSFLGMMYYFVPKQAGRPIYSYRLSIVHFWALAFTYMWAGPHHLLYTSLPDWTQSLGMTFSLILLAPSWGGMINGIMTLQGAWYKLRTDPILKFMVTALSFYGMSTFEGSMMSIRTVNALSHYTDWTIGHVHSGALGWVAMISFGSLYYLIPRLYGREKMYSVKAIELHFWIATIGVVLYIAAMWIAGVQQGLMWRDTAADGTLVYSFVEELKTRLPYYLIRLLGGTLFLSGVFVMAWNVWKTVSGAQAINPPIPQDDPHAARTPAIAAAPATV; from the coding sequence ATGAACGATTGCGCCGCAATCGCAAGCAAGGCCGACACCTTCAACTATCGGATCGTGAGGCAGTTCGCGCTCATGACCGTGGTCTGGGGCATCGTCGGCATGGCTGTGGGCGTTTTTCTCGCCGCGCAGCTGGTTTGGCCTCAGTTGAATTTCGACACCGCCTGGCTCAGCTACGGCCGCCTGCGCCCGCTGCACACCAACGCCGTGATCTTCGCCTTCGGCGGCAGCGCGCTGTTCGCGACCTCGTACTACGTGGTCCAGCGCACCTGTCAGACCCGCATTTTCTGTGACCGGCTGGCCGCGTTCACCTTCTGGGGCTGGCAGGCGGTCATCGTCGCGGCCGCCATCACCTTGCCGCTGGGCTACACCAGCAGCAAGGAATACGCCGAACTCGAATGGCCCATCGACATCCTGATCACGCTGGTCTGGGTGGCCTACGCCATCGTGTTCTTCGGCACCATCATCAAGCGTCGGTCCAAGCACATCTACGTGGCCAACTGGTTCTTCGGCTCGTACATCCTGACCATCGCCATCCTGCACATCTTCAACAACATCGAGATGCCGGTGACGCTGTGGAAGTCGTACTCCGCCTATTCCGGGGTGCAGGACGCCATGGTGCAGTGGTGGTACGGCCACAACGCGGTGGGCTTCTTCCTGACCACCAGCTTCCTGGGCATGATGTATTACTTCGTGCCCAAGCAGGCCGGACGCCCCATCTATTCGTATCGCCTGTCGATCGTCCACTTCTGGGCGCTGGCCTTCACCTACATGTGGGCCGGTCCGCACCACCTGCTGTACACCTCGCTGCCCGACTGGACCCAGTCGCTGGGCATGACGTTCTCGCTGATCCTGCTGGCGCCGTCGTGGGGCGGCATGATCAACGGCATCATGACGCTGCAGGGCGCCTGGTACAAGCTGCGCACCGATCCGATCCTGAAGTTCATGGTGACGGCGCTGTCGTTCTACGGCATGTCCACGTTCGAAGGCTCGATGATGTCGATCCGCACCGTGAACGCGCTGTCGCACTACACCGACTGGACCATCGGCCACGTGCACTCGGGCGCGCTGGGCTGGGTCGCGATGATCTCGTTCGGCTCGCTCTACTACCTGATCCCGCGCCTGTATGGCCGCGAAAAGATGTACAGCGTCAAGGCCATCGAACTGCACTTCTGGATCGCCACCATCGGCGTGGTGCTGTACATCGCCGCGATGTGGATCGCCGGGGTGCAGCAGGGCCTGATGTGGCGCGACACGGCAGCCGACGGCACGCTGGTGTACAGCTTCGTCGAAGAGCTCAAGACGCGCCTGCCGTATTACCTGATCCGGCTGCTGGGCGGCACGCTGTTCCTGTCGGGTGTCTTTGTCATGGCGTGGAACGTGTGGAAGACGGTGAGCGGCGCGCAAGCGATCAATCCCCCCATTCCGCAAGACGATCCCCACGCCGCCCGCACGCCGGCCATCGCCGCCGCGCCGGCCACTGTTTGA
- the ccoS gene encoding cbb3-type cytochrome oxidase assembly protein CcoS: MTILYLLLPLSLLFVLVIGVSLWWAVFNGQYDDTDNAGAAILRDDDGGQPSRD, translated from the coding sequence ATGACCATTCTCTATCTTCTCCTGCCCCTGTCCCTGCTGTTCGTGCTGGTCATCGGCGTGTCGTTGTGGTGGGCCGTTTTCAATGGCCAATATGACGATACCGACAACGCCGGCGCCGCCATCCTGCGCGACGACGACGGCGGCCAGCCCTCGCGGGACTGA
- a CDS encoding membrane protein, which translates to MRAKSIFAVPPTLPDADRQQRRHALVRLSLAWLAMMQVMMFAWPGYLRHDGIPRDALETLDWAIVLMNWASLALTVPVVLYSAWPIWRHAGANLRQGRAGMDVPVALGIVAAFVPSVHATYTGRGEVYFDSVTMFVAFLLTARYLELCARQSFGGSTGGQRHARVEAQRLLLGAGADRLASRFVMAQVALALGAAAAWAYIDPAHSLPVMVALLVMSCPCAMSMAVPTAMASAHSALAAHPSMPDAALDALLAQAQRKARQNLHGSLVWHLLMTPLALVGWVTPWLAAITMLVSSLAVAYNSWRLSRRDWSGRAAPGGALEAAP; encoded by the coding sequence ATGCGAGCAAAATCCATTTTCGCCGTTCCTCCGACCCTGCCCGACGCCGACCGCCAGCAGCGCCGGCACGCGCTGGTGCGCCTGTCGCTGGCGTGGCTGGCGATGATGCAGGTGATGATGTTCGCCTGGCCGGGCTACCTGCGCCATGACGGCATCCCCAGGGACGCCCTGGAAACGCTGGACTGGGCCATCGTGCTGATGAACTGGGCCAGCCTGGCCCTGACCGTGCCGGTGGTGCTGTATTCGGCCTGGCCGATCTGGCGCCACGCCGGCGCCAACCTGCGCCAGGGCCGCGCCGGCATGGACGTGCCGGTGGCGCTGGGCATCGTCGCCGCCTTCGTCCCCAGCGTGCATGCCACCTATACGGGCCGCGGCGAGGTGTATTTCGATTCGGTCACCATGTTCGTCGCCTTCCTGCTGACGGCGCGCTACCTGGAACTGTGCGCCCGGCAGTCGTTCGGCGGCTCGACGGGCGGCCAACGGCATGCCCGGGTCGAGGCGCAGCGCCTGCTGCTGGGCGCCGGCGCCGACCGGCTGGCCTCGCGCTTCGTCATGGCGCAAGTGGCGCTGGCGCTGGGGGCGGCGGCCGCCTGGGCCTATATCGATCCGGCCCACAGCCTTCCCGTCATGGTCGCGCTGCTGGTGATGAGCTGTCCCTGCGCCATGTCGATGGCGGTGCCCACCGCCATGGCGTCGGCCCATTCGGCGCTGGCGGCCCATCCGTCAATGCCCGACGCGGCACTGGACGCGTTGCTGGCCCAGGCGCAGCGCAAGGCGCGCCAGAACCTGCATGGTTCCCTGGTCTGGCACCTGCTGATGACGCCGCTGGCGCTGGTCGGCTGGGTCACGCCCTGGCTGGCGGCGATCACCATGCTGGTGTCGTCGCTGGCGGTTGCCTACAACTCGTGGCGGCTGTCGCGGCGCGACTGGTCCGGCCGCGCGGCGCCCGGCGGCGCGCTGGAAGCCGCGCCATGA
- a CDS encoding adenosylmethionine--8-amino-7-oxononanoate transaminase produces MQTPDWMARGQRHIWLPYAQMKTATPPLPVVRSHGSRLELADGRQLIDGVASWWTACHGYNHPHIARALREQLDAMPHVMFGGLTHEPALTLARRLAGLLGPGLDRVFYTDSGSVAVEVAMKMAVQFWLNQGERGRSRFLAFRGGYHGDTLGTMAVCDPDEGMHSLFRGMLAEHDIVDLPRDDAAMARLDAFLETRGPQLAGILVEPLVQGAGGMLLHEPEVLRRLRQLADRHGLLLIFDEIFTGFGRTGTMFAFEQAGARPDIITLSKALTGGTLPLAATVASSRVFDAFWSDDPSHALMHGPTFMGNAMACAAANASLDLFESEPRLAQAQALSVALARGLAPCRELPWVRDVRVLGAIGVVELDRIEDREALKRRLVEAGVWVRPFGNVVYLTPALTIAADELDTLMRAVVAVLRAQRP; encoded by the coding sequence ATGCAGACCCCTGACTGGATGGCGCGGGGCCAGCGGCATATCTGGCTGCCGTACGCCCAGATGAAGACGGCCACGCCGCCGCTGCCGGTGGTGCGCAGCCATGGCAGCCGCCTGGAGCTGGCCGACGGTCGCCAATTGATCGACGGCGTGGCGTCCTGGTGGACCGCCTGCCACGGCTACAACCATCCGCACATCGCCCGGGCGCTGCGCGAGCAGCTGGACGCCATGCCGCACGTCATGTTCGGCGGCCTGACCCACGAGCCCGCGCTGACCCTGGCCCGGCGCCTGGCCGGCCTGCTGGGGCCGGGGCTGGACCGGGTGTTCTATACGGATTCCGGCTCGGTGGCGGTGGAAGTGGCCATGAAGATGGCGGTGCAGTTCTGGCTCAACCAGGGCGAACGCGGCCGCAGCCGCTTCCTGGCGTTCCGTGGCGGCTACCACGGGGACACCCTGGGCACCATGGCGGTATGCGATCCAGACGAGGGCATGCACAGCCTGTTCCGCGGCATGCTGGCCGAGCACGACATCGTCGATTTGCCGCGCGACGATGCCGCCATGGCGCGCCTGGACGCTTTCCTGGAAACCCGCGGGCCGCAACTGGCCGGCATCCTGGTCGAGCCGCTGGTGCAGGGCGCCGGTGGCATGCTGCTGCACGAGCCGGAGGTGCTGCGGCGCCTGCGTCAGCTGGCCGACCGCCATGGCCTGCTGCTGATCTTCGACGAGATCTTCACCGGCTTCGGCCGCACCGGCACGATGTTCGCGTTCGAGCAGGCCGGCGCGCGTCCCGACATCATCACGCTGTCCAAGGCCCTGACCGGCGGCACCTTGCCGCTGGCGGCCACCGTGGCCAGCAGCCGGGTGTTCGACGCCTTCTGGTCGGACGATCCGTCCCATGCCCTGATGCACGGCCCCACCTTCATGGGCAACGCGATGGCCTGCGCCGCCGCCAATGCCTCGCTCGACCTGTTCGAAAGCGAACCGCGGCTGGCCCAGGCGCAGGCGCTGTCGGTTGCGCTGGCGCGGGGCCTGGCGCCATGCCGCGAGTTGCCGTGGGTGCGCGACGTGCGGGTGCTGGGCGCGATCGGCGTGGTCGAGCTGGATCGCATCGAGGACCGCGAAGCCCTGAAACGGCGCCTGGTCGAGGCCGGGGTCTGGGTGCGGCCGTTCGGCAACGTGGTCTACCTGACGCCGGCCCTGACCATCGCGGCGGACGAACTGGATACCTTGATGCGGGCGGTGGTGGCGGTGTTGCGCGCGCAACGGCCCTGA
- the bioF gene encoding 8-amino-7-oxononanoate synthase, whose protein sequence is MSKLDPLFSSELAQAESRRVRRRLRTATAAPAGRIALDGVPALNFSSNDYLGLSKHPLLIERSREWAARHGAGAQASRLVCGNLDLHEQVEAKLARLKGTEAALLLASGWQANAAVLPALLRAAAGQGEVQVYADKLNHASLHHGCQAAGVRQIRFRHNDLDHLEALLAARAGPSAAPAARFIITESVFSMDGDRTDVARLAALAERYQAFVYLDEAHATGVLGPGGMGLAGLAPGGIDLTMGTFSKALGGFGAYVAGSRALCDYLVNACSGFIYTTALPPAVLGAMDAALDLVPTLDAERARLAASGERLRVALRSLGLDSGDSSTQIVPAIVGDEGRALALAATLEQRGLLAVAIRPPTVPAGTSRLRIALSAAHRDADIDRLIDGLTAALA, encoded by the coding sequence ATGTCCAAGCTGGATCCCCTCTTTTCTTCCGAACTGGCGCAAGCCGAATCGCGCCGCGTGCGGCGCCGGCTGCGCACGGCCACCGCCGCGCCCGCCGGCCGCATCGCATTGGACGGCGTCCCGGCGCTGAACTTCTCCAGCAACGACTACCTGGGCCTGTCCAAGCACCCGCTGCTGATCGAGCGCTCGCGCGAATGGGCCGCCCGCCATGGCGCCGGCGCGCAGGCCTCGCGGCTGGTGTGCGGCAATCTCGACCTGCACGAGCAGGTCGAGGCCAAGCTGGCGCGCCTGAAAGGCACCGAGGCCGCGCTGCTGCTGGCCTCCGGCTGGCAGGCCAATGCCGCCGTGCTGCCGGCCCTGCTGCGCGCGGCCGCCGGCCAGGGCGAAGTGCAGGTCTACGCCGACAAGCTCAACCATGCCAGCCTGCATCACGGCTGCCAGGCAGCCGGCGTGCGGCAGATCCGCTTCCGCCACAACGACCTGGACCACCTCGAAGCGCTGCTGGCGGCGCGCGCCGGGCCATCGGCCGCGCCCGCCGCGCGCTTCATCATCACCGAAAGCGTCTTCAGCATGGACGGCGACCGCACCGACGTGGCGCGGCTGGCGGCGCTGGCCGAGCGCTACCAGGCCTTCGTCTACCTGGACGAAGCCCACGCCACCGGCGTGCTGGGACCGGGCGGCATGGGGCTGGCCGGGCTGGCGCCGGGCGGCATCGACCTGACCATGGGCACCTTCAGCAAGGCGCTGGGCGGCTTCGGCGCCTACGTGGCCGGCTCGCGCGCGCTCTGCGACTACCTGGTCAACGCCTGTTCGGGTTTCATCTACACCACCGCCCTGCCGCCCGCGGTGCTGGGCGCCATGGACGCCGCCCTGGACCTGGTGCCGACGCTGGACGCCGAGCGCGCCCGGCTGGCGGCCTCGGGCGAGCGGCTGCGCGTCGCGCTGCGCAGCCTGGGGCTGGACAGCGGCGACTCGTCGACCCAGATCGTGCCCGCCATCGTCGGCGACGAGGGCCGCGCCCTGGCGCTGGCGGCAACGTTGGAGCAGCGCGGCCTGCTGGCCGTGGCGATCCGCCCGCCCACGGTGCCGGCCGGAACCAGCCGCCTGCGCATCGCCCTGAGCGCGGCGCACCGCGACGCCGATATCGATCGCTTGATAGACGGCCTGACGGCCGCGCTCGCCTGA
- a CDS encoding alpha/beta fold hydrolase encodes MPAADSLRPTLLFAHGWAFDATFWAPLAAALADWPQAVADAGYFGPPHTPAPDGPVLAIGHSLGALRLLGEPPPACVGLIAINGFARFGAADDFPEGVPARMLDRMLNRLATQPETVLRDFRQRCGDTSAIGVPQVEPLARDLGILRDADQRAALATLPMPLLALAGTADPIAPAAMTTAGFGAAAELHWRDGGGHLLPLTDPDWCAQRIRAFLARVAPAA; translated from the coding sequence ATGCCGGCCGCCGATTCCCTGCGCCCCACCCTGCTGTTCGCGCACGGCTGGGCCTTCGACGCCACGTTCTGGGCGCCACTGGCCGCCGCGCTGGCCGACTGGCCGCAGGCCGTGGCCGACGCCGGCTATTTCGGCCCGCCCCACACGCCCGCGCCCGACGGCCCGGTACTGGCCATCGGCCACTCGCTGGGCGCGCTGCGCCTGCTGGGCGAGCCGCCGCCCGCCTGTGTGGGCCTGATAGCGATCAACGGCTTTGCCCGCTTCGGCGCGGCCGACGACTTCCCCGAAGGCGTCCCGGCGCGCATGCTGGACCGCATGCTGAACCGGCTGGCGACGCAGCCCGAAACCGTGCTGCGCGATTTCCGCCAGCGCTGCGGCGACACCAGCGCCATCGGCGTCCCCCAGGTCGAACCGCTGGCGCGCGACCTGGGCATCCTGCGCGACGCCGACCAACGGGCCGCGCTGGCGACGCTGCCGATGCCGCTGCTGGCGCTGGCGGGCACGGCCGATCCGATCGCGCCCGCGGCCATGACGACGGCGGGCTTCGGCGCCGCGGCCGAACTGCACTGGCGCGACGGCGGCGGCCACCTCTTGCCGCTGACCGATCCCGACTGGTGCGCGCAACGCATCCGCGCCTTCCTGGCCCGCGTGGCGCCCGCCGCATGA
- a CDS encoding alpha/beta fold hydrolase codes for MANTFHRVGHGPHPVIVLHGWFGDARAFEPIEPWLSGADFSYVFMDYRGYGGMREAAGEHSIDEIAADALALADALGFERFSLVGHSMGGMAIERVAALAAERVRALVPVAPVPCGGIAMAPVTRALFDGAAADLAARRAIIDRSTGGRLPAAWVAWKADYSAAHSSAAAFAAYLPAWVGTDFSDRIDGRHPVLALVGEHDPVFTPALMAATYARRYPRTTIEVLGNAGHYPMNETPLALAAAIERFLRAAD; via the coding sequence ATGGCCAACACTTTCCATCGCGTGGGCCACGGCCCGCATCCCGTCATCGTGCTGCACGGCTGGTTCGGCGACGCGCGCGCCTTCGAGCCGATCGAACCCTGGCTGTCGGGCGCGGACTTCAGCTACGTCTTCATGGACTACCGCGGCTACGGCGGCATGCGCGAGGCGGCCGGCGAACATTCGATCGACGAGATCGCCGCCGACGCGCTGGCGCTGGCCGACGCGTTGGGGTTCGAGCGCTTCAGCCTGGTGGGCCATTCGATGGGCGGCATGGCGATCGAGCGGGTCGCGGCGCTGGCGGCTGAGCGGGTGCGCGCGCTGGTGCCGGTGGCCCCGGTGCCATGCGGCGGCATCGCCATGGCGCCGGTCACGCGCGCGCTGTTCGACGGCGCGGCCGCGGACCTGGCCGCGCGTCGCGCCATCATCGATCGCAGCACCGGCGGGCGCCTGCCGGCGGCATGGGTGGCGTGGAAGGCCGACTATTCCGCCGCGCATTCGTCGGCCGCCGCGTTCGCCGCGTACCTGCCCGCGTGGGTTGGCACCGATTTCAGCGACCGCATCGACGGCCGCCATCCGGTGCTGGCCCTGGTGGGCGAGCACGATCCGGTGTTCACGCCGGCGCTGATGGCCGCGACCTATGCGCGGCGCTATCCGCGCACGACGATCGAGGTGCTGGGCAATGCCGGGCACTATCCGATGAATGAAACGCCGCTCGCGCTGGCGGCGGCCATCGAGCGCTTCCTGCGCGCCGCGGACTGA